The Streptococcus gwangjuense nucleotide sequence AACTTCAAGTTCTGTTTCCATACCACGTGACTCTTCAATAGTGATGACTCCGTCTTTGCCAACTTTTTCCATGGCTTCAGAGATGTACTCACCAACTTTTTCAGAACGAGAAGATACGGCTGCAACCTGAGCGATAGCTTCTTTGTTGGCAACAGGAATAGCATTGTTTTTCAAGGCTTCAACTGCTGCAGCAACTGCTGTTTCAATCCCACGACGAATTCCGATTGGATTGGCACCTGCTGTGACATTTTTGATTCCTTCACGGACAATTGCTTGGGTCAAAACAGTTGCAGTTGTAGTCCCATCACCTGCGATATCATTGGTTTTTGAAGCCACTTCTGATACCAATTTGGCACCCATATTTTCAAAATGGTCTTCCAATTCGATTTCTTTGGCAATGGTCACACCGTCATTGGTAATCAAGGGTGAACCAAATGATTTTTCAAGAACTACATTACGACCTTTTGGTCCCAAGGTTACTTTAACAGTATCTGCAAGGATATCGACACCACGAACCATAGCTGAACGGGCATCTGATGAAAATTTAATTTCTTTTGACATACTTACTTTCTCCTTCTATTCTTCAATGATAGCCAAGATGTTAGCTTCGCCAACGATGATGTACTTTTCATCGCCGTCTTTGACATCAAGACCTGCGTGGGCTTCAACTAAGACACGATCTCCAGGCTTAACACTTGGAGCTACCAAGTCACCGTTCAAGGTACGAACACCTTGTCCAGTAGCCACAACTTGGGCTGTTTTTGTTTTTTCTTGAGCTGAACCTGCAAGGACAAAACCTCCAACAGTTTGTTCTTTTTCTTCGATTTTCAAGACCACACGGTCTCCTAATGGTTTCAACATCTGTTTTCCTCCATGATGAACTACATATTATTAGCACTCTTTATATATGAGTGCTAATTTATAGTTCTATTGTATCACTTGGTCAGAAATAGTCAAGAAAAAAGTCTGACTTTCTCAAGATAAAAAGCCTGAGACCAACTCAGACTTTTTAATGCTTAAAATGGCAATTCTTCCTCTTCCAAAACCAAATCCGCCAAATCTTGTCCTGCATTATTTTCACGCATGGCACGTTGAGCACGACTTTCCAAGAGTTGGAATCCTGTCACAAGAACTTCAGTCACATAGTTCATCTGACCATTTTTCTCAAAACGACGGGTACGAAGTTCTCCATCCACAGAGATAAGACTACCTTTAGTTGCGTAGCTGGCCAAGCTTTCTGCTAGTTTGCCCCATAGAACCATATTGACAAAGTCAGCTTCACGTTCACCGTTTTGATCTTTATAACGACGGTTCACAGCGATAGTTGCTCGCGCCACTGACTTGTCATTGCTGGTTTTGTGCAATTCTGGTGTAGACGTTAAACGTCCAATCAAGATAACTTTATTATACATATTTTCTTCCTCCTACTTATCTATTCGTAGGAAATCAAAAAAAGTTACAGAAATTTGTAACTTTTCGAGAAAATTTTTTATTTTTTATGAATCATGAAACCTGTCGCCTGTTGATTGGCCATGATGGTCATATCTGTAATCTGCACACGACGAGGTTGACTGGTCACATAGACTACTGTGTCTGCAATATCCTGAGCTTGCAAAGCTTCGATTCCTTGGTAAACGGACGCAGCTCGTTCTTTATCACCGTGAAAACGTACCGTCGAAAAATCTGTTTCGACAATCCCAGGCTGAATGGTTGTAACCTTGATATCCGTTGCGATGGTATCAATTCGCAGTCCATCCGAAAAGGTCTTAACCGCTACCTTGGTAGCTGAGTAAACAGCGGCACCCGCATAGGCGTAGATTCCTGCGGTTGACCCCATGTTGATGATATGTCCTTGATTGGCTTTTACCATTGCTGGCAAGAAACAGCGAGTGACTGCCATCAAACCTTTGACATTGGTATCCAACATAGTTAACATATCCAACTCTTCATAGTCTTGATAAGGTGCTAAACCTAGAGCCAGTCCGGCATTGTTGACCAGAATATCAATCTGACCTATCGTTTCTAGAATACTGGAGCAAACAGTCTTCACCATAGTCATATCCGTGACATCTAGGGGAAAGGTCCAGACGGTTTGATTTGGAAAGACTTCTGCAAACTCCGACTTAAGAGCTTCTAGTCTATCTGTCCGTCGTCCTGTTAGAACGACATTCTCACCCTGCTCCAGATAAGCACGCGCAATCGCTTCACCGATTCCTGATGTCGCACCTGTAATCACTATATTTTTTGCCATCTTATTTCCTTCTAGCTGGTCTATCAGATACTAACAACTTCTTAAGCAGTCCAGTGTTTAGCTGGATCAAATGGAGTTCCAACAACTTGGTCTTCTGATAATTCAATAATACCACGTTTTTGCGGAGCATTTGGCAGATGCAATTCACGAGGGCTACACATCATGCCAAAACTCTTTTCACCACGAAGTTCACCTGGGAAAATGAGGTTTCCTTTTGGCATCATTGCTCCAGGAAGGGCTACAATGGTTTTCAGACCGACACGCGCATTGGGAGCTCCTGCAACGATTTGTACAGTCTTATCACTTGCGACTGCAACTTGGCAGATGTTGAGGTGGTCACTATCTGGATGAGCTACCATCTCGACAATTTCACCAACAACAAACTTAGGTTCCTTGTCATTAACAATTTCCTCTTCAAAAGCTTCCGTTTGTAATTCTTGGTTCAAACGAGCGACTTGCTCATCTGTCAAAAAGACTTGACCGCGCTCTGCAATTTCAAAGAAACTTGAAACTTCGAAAATATTCCACGCCACTGTTTCCCCATTATCTTTGAGAAAAACACGGGCTACCTTACCTTTGCGTTCCACACCCAGTTTAGCATCTCCGCTATTTTTAACGATGACCATAAGGACATCACCGACATGTTCTTTGTTATATGTAAAAATCATTGTTTCTCTTTTCTCCTATTTCAATCCTGCTAAAAAGTCATTAATTTGTTGCTTGCTTTTACGGTCGCGATTGACAAAACGGCCGATTTCCTTGTTCTTTTCTAGAACAACAAGGCTAGGGATTCCGTAAACATCCCAGAGTTTGGCTAAATCCATATACTGGTCTCGGTCCACACGAATAAAGGTGAACTCTGGATTGGTCTCCTCAATTTCTGACAAGGCAGGATAGATATAACGACAATCGCCACACCAGTCCGCTACAAAAAGAAAGACCTTCTTCCCATCTTTTTCTACTAAAGATGCCAATTCTTCTAAACTTGCTGGTTGTATCATAAGACTTCCTCCTCATAGACTAGGTCTTCATTTTCATAGACAAAGGTATAATGACGGCCATCCTCAAAGATTACGCCACCAACCAAGCTCTCCAGACTGCTTTCATAAACTTGAACATAAAGGGTCGCAATTTCCCCCATATCTGAAAAATGCTCTCGCACAATCGCTGTCAACTCTTCCTGAGTCTTCATGAGCTTGCGGTCATCTGCAACTTTTTTCGTAGCAAGGGCAAGGCTCCCAATACCAAGCAGAGCCAGACCTGCCATCCACATTTTTTTAGCTTTCATACCATTCATTTTAACACAAAAAAGGCTTTAGGACAAATGAGGAAGCAGTAGAAAAGCAAGTAAAAAGCCTCTTCCTTGCAGGAAAAGGACTTCTTATTCTTATTGCCAAGCACCTAAGTTAACAAGATCTTTTTGAATGAATTTAAAAACCTCTGAGATTCTTCTCAAAGGTTCTAATTTGGCTAATTACTATTCTCAACTGCTGCAGTAACAAAGGCAGTGTAGAGTTCTTCTGGGCGGTTTGGACGACTTGAAAGTTCAGGGTGATACTGACACGCTACAAAGAATTTATTTTCAGGAATTTCCACGATTTCGACCAAACGATTGTCTGGAGAAACTCCTGAGAAGACAAAACCTGCTGCCTCAAACTGCTCACGGAAGGCGTTGTTAAACTCATAACGATGACGGTGACGGCGTTGCACCACTTCTTGATTGTGATAAGCAGCTGCTGCCTTAGAGCCACGTTTCAACTTAGACGGATAAAGTCCCAAACGAAGGGTTCCTCCCATATCCTCAACATCAATCTGATCACGCATGATATCAATGATAGGGTATTTTGTTTCTGGTGCAAGCTCTGCAGAATTGGCACCTTCAAGACCCAAAACGTGACGAGCAAACTCGATACAAGTCAACTGCATTCCCAAGCAGACTCCCAACATTGGAACATCATTCTCACGCGCATAGCGGATAGCTTGGATTTTCCCTTCTGTACCACGTTGGCCAAAACCTCCTGGTACGATGATTCCATCTGCATCAGACAAGATTTCTGCCACATTCTCTGCTGTCACATCATTGGCATTAATCCAATTGATTTTAACTTCTGCGTCGTTGGCATAACCAGAGTGTTTCAAGGCTTCGACCACAGAAATGTAGGCATCTTGCAACTCCACATACTTACCAACAAGGGAAATCTTAACTTGTTTCTTGAGGTTCATGACCTTGTCCACCATAGCTGACCATTCTGTCATATCTGCTACTGGTGCGTCTAATTTCAAATGATCACAGACAATCTGGTCCATACCTTGAGCCTGCAAATTCAACGGAATTTGGTAAAGATGTTCAACATCTAAAGACTCGATAACAGCCTCTGGTGCCACATCACAGAACTGGGCCAGTTTGTTTTTAATTCCTTGACCAGCTGGCTCTTCTGTACGAATCACCAACATATTTGGCTGAATTCCCAATCCACGCAATTCTTTTACAGAGTGTTGAGTTGGTTTGGTCTTCATTTCACCAGCAGCCTTGAGGTAAGGAAGCAAGGTTGTATGGATGTACATAACATTATCCGCCCCCACATCTGCCTTCATCTGACGAAGGGCCTCTAGGAATGGCAAGGACTCGATATCTCCTACTGTTCCACCTACCTCTGTGATAATGACATCAGAGTCGGTCGTTACAGCGGCACGCTTGATTTTTTCTTTCAAAGCATCCGTGATATGAGGAATAACCTGAACAGTTGCCCCAAGGTATTCTCCACGGCGTTCTTTACGAAGAACTTCACTGTAAATTTTACCAGTTGTCACGTTGGAATATTTGTTGAGATTGATATCGATGAAACGTTCATAGTGACCCAAGTCCAAATCTGTCTCAGCTCCGTCATCTGTCACAAAAACTTCCCCGTGCTGATAAGGACTCATAGTTCCCGGATCGATATTGATATAAGGGTCAAATTTTTGAATGGTTACTTTGAGACCACGATTTTTCAAGAGACGGCCCAGACTCGCTGCTACAATCCCTTTCCCAATAGACGATACCACACCACCAGTTACAAAAATATATTTCGTAGACATAGATTCCTCTTTCTAAAATGCTCAAGGTCTTGTCAACTACGAGGGGACATAGAAAACAAGACCCTACTAATAAGAATAATCTGGGATGACTGCACCAGATTCACAACTAAAATGCAAGAAGATAACTTCTTGAAAAAACAAAAATAGCTCCCTAAGAACTAGGGAGCCCCGACCTCTAAAAGAGGTGCCCGAACAATATGATACCTGAAAATAGAATAATTGTCAATAGCTAACTTTTATTCCTCGTTGTTTTCAGCGTCATCATCAGAAAACTCATCGTCTTCTTCGTTGAGATCCACGTCTTCACCCAAGTCATCAGGAGCAATTTCGTTGATTTCTGCATCGTAAGCTTCCACTTCGTTTTTCTCATCATCTGGATTTTCATCATCGTATGAAAGAGCTGGATCTGCTTCGTATGCATCCTCGTCTTCTGGATCATCCGCATTGTAGTCAATGGCATCTGAATCACCATCCATGAAGGCATTAACACGTTTTTTCTTAGCTTTTGGTGCTACTTCATCGTCGTCATTTTCTTCAAGAGCGATAATTTCTTCGTCGATTTCGTCCACACCATACCATGAACGAAGCCCCCATTTGTTATCTCCAAGTGAGATGAAGCTACCGTCAAAGTTCAACTCTGTGTAGAACAAAGGTAAAGCTTCGCGGATATCGCTGTTTGATGTTCCAAGGTAGTTTTGAATTTCGTTTACAAGATCGCTAAAATGCATCTCATGGTCGCGACCACGAAGTTCCAAGATAGCACGCGCTACCTCAATCATAGATAGTTCACTTTTTTCTTGCCCAGCAAATACTTCTAATTCCAAAGCGTTTCTCCTCATTTATACTACTATCGCCAGAGCGAACAGACTCTGACCTCATTTTATCATTTACTCTTTATTTTACGATAATTTTGCAGAATAGTCAAAGGTTAAGGGGGAACTAATACAAATCTTCTAAGCTTCTATATTCAATGATTTCATTTTTAATAATATTCTTTTTAAACTCAAAATGTTTTAAAGGATTATCGATTAACACTAACTTTGGAATATCATCTAAGTTGGTAACCAGAGATAAAATAAAATCTGATTGAAATTCTTTTGCTTTTTCAAATTCGTTGGCAGTCAAACGGATGCGACCCTTAGATTTTCGAATCCCTTTAACTTCGGCAAGATAGGAATGCTCATGAACATCTACTTGGAAATCATAGCCAT carries:
- the groES gene encoding co-chaperone GroES, with the protein product MLKPLGDRVVLKIEEKEQTVGGFVLAGSAQEKTKTAQVVATGQGVRTLNGDLVAPSVKPGDRVLVEAHAGLDVKDGDEKYIIVGEANILAIIEE
- a CDS encoding single-stranded DNA-binding protein gives rise to the protein MYNKVILIGRLTSTPELHKTSNDKSVARATIAVNRRYKDQNGEREADFVNMVLWGKLAESLASYATKGSLISVDGELRTRRFEKNGQMNYVTEVLVTGFQLLESRAQRAMRENNAGQDLADLVLEEEELPF
- a CDS encoding SDR family NAD(P)-dependent oxidoreductase yields the protein MAKNIVITGATSGIGEAIARAYLEQGENVVLTGRRTDRLEALKSEFAEVFPNQTVWTFPLDVTDMTMVKTVCSSILETIGQIDILVNNAGLALGLAPYQDYEELDMLTMLDTNVKGLMAVTRCFLPAMVKANQGHIINMGSTAGIYAYAGAAVYSATKVAVKTFSDGLRIDTIATDIKVTTIQPGIVETDFSTVRFHGDKERAASVYQGIEALQAQDIADTVVYVTSQPRRVQITDMTIMANQQATGFMIHKK
- the ytpR gene encoding YtpR family tRNA-binding protein; protein product: MIFTYNKEHVGDVLMVIVKNSGDAKLGVERKGKVARVFLKDNGETVAWNIFEVSSFFEIAERGQVFLTDEQVARLNQELQTEAFEEEIVNDKEPKFVVGEIVEMVAHPDSDHLNICQVAVASDKTVQIVAGAPNARVGLKTIVALPGAMMPKGNLIFPGELRGEKSFGMMCSPRELHLPNAPQKRGIIELSEDQVVGTPFDPAKHWTA
- a CDS encoding thioredoxin family protein, which produces MIQPASLEELASLVEKDGKKVFLFVADWCGDCRYIYPALSEIEETNPEFTFIRVDRDQYMDLAKLWDVYGIPSLVVLEKNKEIGRFVNRDRKSKQQINDFLAGLK
- a CDS encoding DUF4651 domain-containing protein, whose amino-acid sequence is MNGMKAKKMWMAGLALLGIGSLALATKKVADDRKLMKTQEELTAIVREHFSDMGEIATLYVQVYESSLESLVGGVIFEDGRHYTFVYENEDLVYEEEVL
- a CDS encoding CTP synthase codes for the protein MSTKYIFVTGGVVSSIGKGIVAASLGRLLKNRGLKVTIQKFDPYINIDPGTMSPYQHGEVFVTDDGAETDLDLGHYERFIDINLNKYSNVTTGKIYSEVLRKERRGEYLGATVQVIPHITDALKEKIKRAAVTTDSDVIITEVGGTVGDIESLPFLEALRQMKADVGADNVMYIHTTLLPYLKAAGEMKTKPTQHSVKELRGLGIQPNMLVIRTEEPAGQGIKNKLAQFCDVAPEAVIESLDVEHLYQIPLNLQAQGMDQIVCDHLKLDAPVADMTEWSAMVDKVMNLKKQVKISLVGKYVELQDAYISVVEALKHSGYANDAEVKINWINANDVTAENVAEILSDADGIIVPGGFGQRGTEGKIQAIRYARENDVPMLGVCLGMQLTCIEFARHVLGLEGANSAELAPETKYPIIDIMRDQIDVEDMGGTLRLGLYPSKLKRGSKAAAAYHNQEVVQRRHRHRYEFNNAFREQFEAAGFVFSGVSPDNRLVEIVEIPENKFFVACQYHPELSSRPNRPEELYTAFVTAAVENSN
- the rpoE gene encoding DNA-directed RNA polymerase subunit delta; amino-acid sequence: MELEVFAGQEKSELSMIEVARAILELRGRDHEMHFSDLVNEIQNYLGTSNSDIREALPLFYTELNFDGSFISLGDNKWGLRSWYGVDEIDEEIIALEENDDDEVAPKAKKKRVNAFMDGDSDAIDYNADDPEDEDAYEADPALSYDDENPDDEKNEVEAYDAEINEIAPDDLGEDVDLNEEDDEFSDDDAENNEE